In a genomic window of Gossypium arboreum isolate Shixiya-1 chromosome 9, ASM2569848v2, whole genome shotgun sequence:
- the LOC108454406 gene encoding 20 kDa chaperonin, chloroplastic-like, whose translation MATSQLTASSVTASARNLASLQGLRLSTVKFSSFGTLKPGAVTSRSFRGLVVKAATVVAPKYTSVKPLGDRVLVKIKETEEKTEGGILLPTTAQSKPQGGEVVAVGEGKTIGNTKSESSVKTGAQVIYSKYAGTEVEFNGANHLLLKEDDIVGLLETDDIKDLKPLNDRVFIKVSEAEEKTAGGLLLTEASKEKPSIGTVIAVGPGTLDEEDNLKPLSVSPGNTVLYSKYAGNDFKGNDGSNYIALRASDVMAVLS comes from the exons ATGGCTACATCTCAGCTAACAGCGTCGTCAGTGACAGCATCAGCTAGGAACTTGGCTTCATTACAAGGGCTTAGGCTGTCCACTGTCAAATTCTCTTCCTTTGGAACATTAAAGCCTGGGGCTGTGACCAGCAGGTCCTTCAGAGGTTTGGTTGTTAAAGCAGCTACCGTTGTTGCCCCTAAG TACACTTCAGTTAAGCCCTTGGGTGACAGAGTGTTGGTGAAGATCAAAGAAACAGAGGAGAAGACTGAGGGTGGCATTTTGCTTCCAACAACTGCTCAATCAAAGCCTCAAGGAGGTGAGGTGGTTGCTGTTGGTGAAGGGAAGACAATTGGGAATACGAAATCGGAAAGTTCTGTAAAG ACTGGTGCTCAGGTCATATATTCCAAGTATGCTGGGACGGAGGTCGAGTTCAATGGTGCAAATCATCTTCTCCTAAAAGAGGATGACATTGTTGGACTTCTTGAAACCGATGACATAAAAGATCTTAAACCTCTGAACGACAGAGTTTTCATTAAG GTTTCGGAAGCTGAGGAGAAAACTGCCGGAGGTTTGTTGCTGACCGAGGCAAGCAAAGAAAAACCTTCCATTGGAACG GTGATAGCTGTTGGACCTGGTACTTTAGATGAGGAAGATAACCTAAAGCCACTATCGGTCTCGCCTGGAAACACCGTCCTGTATTCAAAGTATGCTGGGAATGACTTCAAGGGCAATGATGGTAGTAACTATATTGCTCTGAGAGCATCTGATGTAATGGCTGTGCTCTCTTAG